The following proteins come from a genomic window of Miscanthus floridulus cultivar M001 chromosome 2, ASM1932011v1, whole genome shotgun sequence:
- the LOC136535778 gene encoding flavanone 3-dioxygenase 2-like, which produces MAEQLISTADHDRLPDSYVRPEKQRPRLHEVVPDAEIPVVDLADPDRAAVVVRIAEACRTHGFFQVLNHGVPEELTAAMMSVAYEFFRLPAEEKAKLYSDDPGKKMRLSTSFNVRKETVHNWRDYLRLHCHPLEQYVPDWPDNPPSFRETVSAYCREVRELGFRLYGAISEGLGLDGGYIKETLGEQEQHMAVNFYPRCPAPELTYGLPAHTDPNALTILLMDQQVAGLQVLKDGRWIAVNPRPCALVVNIGDQLQALSNGRYKSVWHRAVVNSDRPRMSVASFLCPCNDVRIGPAAKLVTGDTPAVYRDYTYAEYYAKFWSRNLDQEHCLELFRT; this is translated from the exons ATGGCGGAGCAGCTCATCTCCACGGCCGACCACGACAGGCTGCCGGACAGCTACGTCCGCCCAGAGAAGCAGCGGCCGCGCCTGCACGAGGTCGTCCCCGACGCGGAGATCCCCGTGGTCGACCTCGCCGACCCcgaccgcgccgccgtcgtcgtcaggATCGCCGAGGCGTGCCGCACGCACGGCTTCTTCCAG GTGCTGAACCACGGGGTGCCGGAGGAGCTGACGGCGGCGATGATGTCCGTGGCGTACGAGTTCTTCCGGCTCCCCGCGGAGGAGAAGGCGAAGCTCTACTCCGACGACCCGGGCAAGAAGATGCGGCTGTCCACCAGCTTCAACGTGCGCAAGGAGACGGTGCACAACTGGCGGGACTACCTCCGCCTGCACTGCCACCCGCTGGAGCAATACGTCCCCGACTGGCCGGACAACCCGCCATCATTCAG GGAGACGGTGAGCGCGTACTGCAGGGAGGTCCGGGAGCTGGGGTTCAGGCTGTACGGCGCCATCTCCGAGGGCCTGGGCCTGGACGGAGGCTACATCAAGGAGACGCtgggcgagcaggagcagcacaTGGCGGTGAACTTCTACCCGCGCTGCCCGGCGCCGGAGCTCACGTACGGGCTCCCCGCGCACACGGACCCCAACGCGCTCACCATCCTGCTCATGGACCAGCAGGTGGCCGGCCTGCAGGTGCTCAAGGACGGCCGCTGGATCGCCGTCAACCCGCGGCCCTGCGCGCTTGTCGTCAACATCGGGGACCAGCTGCAG GCGCTGAGCAACGGCAGGTACAAGAGCGTGTGGCACCGCGCCGTCGTCAACTCCGACAGGCCCAGGATGTCGGTGGCGTCGTTCCTCTGCCCCTGCAACGACGTGCGCATCGGCCCCGCCGCCAAGCTCGTCACCGGCGACACGCCGGCCGTCTACAGGGACTACACCTACGCCGAGTACTACGCCAAGTTCTGGAGCAGGAACCTGGACCAGGAGCACTGCCTCGAGCTCTTCAGGACCTAG